A single window of Colletotrichum destructivum chromosome 9, complete sequence DNA harbors:
- a CDS encoding Putative Cellulose-binding domain, fungal, pectate lyase PlyH/PlyE, pectin lyase/virulence factor produces the protein MKTSVFLSLSALSAVAVSQATLYGQCGGQGWTGPTTCVSGARCVSYNDWYSQCVTGADEDVPVEEEEEPPVSGNDDDDDDNNSGGDCDVGATPSAPQISTVEPTAVPSSTPVAEAPATTSAAETEPVVSETAAATATSSAAEEEEDPVPTSAPATTLVTATQGPTTVIAVPSGVTKTLPQSSGAVATDEPIAVTGDFDGGMKLYDRSPAVCKDQSETGEKDAMFVLEDGATLSNVIIGPGQAEGVHCKGTCTLINVWHSDVCEDAITLKQDSGSSTIIGGGAFKASDKVVQFNGRGTVTIRDFYVEDYGKLVRNCGNCKQNGGPRNVIIENVVAVDGGVLCGINTNYGDTCTVKDTCQNAGKTCDRYEGNDSGAEPKKIGSGPDAEFCSVSGLSETC, from the exons ATGAAGACTTCCgtgtttctctccctctcggcgcTGAGCGCCGTTGCCGTCTCCCAGGCGACTCTCTACGGCCAGTGTGGCGG GCAAGGCTGGACCGGCCCGACCACCTGCGTCTCCGGCGCCCGCTGCGTCTCCTACAACGACTGGTACAGCCAGTgcgtcaccggcgccgacgaggatgtacccgtggaggaggaagaggagccTCCCGTGAGtggcaacgacgacgacgacgacgacaacaacagcggGGGTGACTGTGATGTTGgcgcgacgccctcggcgccccAGATCTCCACCGTCGAGCCCACCGCCGTTCCCTCCTCGacccccgtcgccgaggcccccgccaccacctccgcggccgagaccgagcccgtcgtctccgagaccgctgccgccaccgcgacttcgtctgctgccgaggaggaggaggaccccGTCCCCACCTCCGCGCCGGCCACCaccctcgtcaccgccacACAGGGCCCCACAACCGTCATCGCCGTTCCCTCCGGCGTGACCAAGACCCTGCCGCAGtcctccggcgccgtcgccacggACGAGCCCATTGCCGTCACCGGCGACTTCGACGGTGGTATGAAGCTCTACGACCGATCCC CCGCAGTTTGCAAGGACCAGTCCGAGACCGGTGAGAAGGACGCCATGTTCGttctcgaggacggcgccaCCCTCTCCaacgtcatcatcggccccggccaggccgagggcgtccaCTGCAAGGGCACCTGCACCCTGATCAACGTCTGGCACTCGGACGTCTGCGAAGACGCCATCACCCTCAAACAGGACTCCGGCAGCTCgaccatcatcggcggcggcgccttcaaGGCCTCGGACAAGGTCGTCCAGTTCAACGGCCGCGGCACCGTCACGATCCGCGACTTCTACGTCGAGGACTACGGCAAGCTCGTGCGCAACTGCGGCAACTGCAAGCAGAACGGCGGGCCCCGCAACGTCATCATCGagaacgtcgtcgccgtcgacggcggtgTGCTGTGcggcatcaacaccaactACGGCGACACGTGCACCGTCAAGGACACGTGCCAGAACGCCGGCAAGACCTGCGACCGCTACGAGGGCAACGACTCGGGCGCCGAGCCGAAGAAGATCGGCTCCGGCCCCGACGCCGAGTTCTGCTCCGTCTCGGGCCTGTCCGAGACCTGCTAG
- a CDS encoding Putative L-lysine 6-monooxygenase/L-ornithine 5-monooxygenase, FAD/NAD(P)-binding domain superfamily, translating into MTEKFIHDVVIIGAGPCGLAVASRLCEHSPSALFTDEEHQRYHWIRKYGRRMPLKNRRNGSIIEKRTPSQGQRYSTLVLDATGDEWLSRWNRLFKTFDITHLRSPMFFHVDPSDRDALLARAHERNQEHELQELRACVGKEISKHLRKARLKSRNPKQHAVVEVDERDRKDYFTPPTTLFANHCECIVDRYGLREGLIQNEKVEDIEYRIMKEVSPDTKLFAVRTNKGTHYARAVVLAVGPANAPTIPPVLGLDSEACSSATPPQVCHSMQIQTFPDPVVQAKIAARKTTNVLVVGGGLTSAQLSDLAIRRGVTKVWHLMRGPCKVKPFDIDLSWMGKFRNVEQAYFWSADSDEERLKQIQSARGGGSITPPYQKRLKQHMARGTLGLHTNTRLVEAHYDAGKKVWDVRTEPAVEGMPGMDYIYFATGVQTDYAKLPYLQTMLREHPIHGHGGIPCITDDLMWSQDVPLFVTGRMAALRLGPGAANLAGARAGAERVAWAIEDLLPERTGDSLDDPEMNEEMRFVTGRGNRFDSLVAAGGEDC; encoded by the exons ATGACTGAAAAATTCATccacgacgtcgtcatcatcggcgccggccctTGTGGCCTAGCCGTGGCCTCCCGGCTGTGCGAGcactcgccctcggccctcttcacggacgaggagcaTCAGCGGTATCACTGGATCCGCAAGTACGGCCGTCGTATGCCCCTGAAAAACAGAAGGAACGGCAGCATCATCGAGAAGAGGACGCCGAGCCAGGGGCAGCGTTACTCGACGCTTGTGCTGGACGCCACGGGGGACGAGTGGCTGAGCCGCTGGAACCGTCTCTTCAAGACCTTCGACATCACTCACCTCCGCAGTCCCATGTTCTTCCACGTCGACCCGAGCGATCGCGATGCCTTGCTCGCCAGGGCCCATGAGCGGAACCAAGAGCATGAGCTCCAAGAGCTGAGGGCCTGTGTCGGCAAAGAAATAAGCAAGCACCTGCGCAAGGCGAGGCTTAAGTCGCGGAACCCAAA ACAGCATGCCGTGGTAGAGGTGGACGAGCGAGACCGAAAGGACTACTTCACACCACCCACGACCCTCTTTGCCAACCACTGCGAATGCATCGTCGACCGCTACGGCCTCCGCGAGGGTCTCATCCAGAACGAGAAGGTTGAGGATATTGAGTACCGCATCATGAAAGAAGTGTCCCCGGACACGAAGCTCTTCGCGGTCCGCACGAACAAGGGCACCCACTACGCGAGAGcagtcgtcctcgccgtcggcccgGCCAACGCGCCCACAATTCCGCCcgtcctgggcctcgacAGCGAGgcctgctcgtcggcgacgccccCGCAGGTCTGCCACAGCATGCAGATCCAGACGTTCCCGGACCCGGTGGTACAGGCCAAGATCGCCGCGCGCAAGACGACAAACGTGCTcgtcgtgggcggcggcctcacGTCGGCGCAGCTTTCGGACCTCGCCATCCGCCGGGGCGTGACCAAAGTCTGGCACCTCATGCGGGGCCCTTGCAAGGTGAAGCCGTTTGACATCGATCTCTCGTGGATGGGCAAGTTCCGCAACGTCGAGCAGGCGTACTTTTGGTCGgcggactcggacgaggagcggcTGAAGCAGATCCAGAGCGcgcggggcggcggcagcatcacGCCGCCGTACCAGAAGCGGCTGAAGCAGCACATGGCGCGTGGGACGCTCGGGCTTCACACTAACACGAGGCTCGTCGAGGCGCACTACGACGCGGGCAAAAAGGTCTGGGATGTCAGGACGGAGCCGGCGGTGGAGGGGATGCCGGGGATGGACTACATCTACTTCGCGACGGGGGTGCAGACGGACTACGCGAAGCTGCCGTACCTGCAGACGATGCTGAGGGAGCACCCGATCCACGGGCACGGGGGCATACCGTGCATCACGGACGACCTGATGTGGTCGCAGGACGTCCCGCTGTTCGTCACGGGCCGCATGGCTGCTCTCAGGTTGGGTCCCGGCGCGGCCAACCTCGCGGGGGCGCGAGCGGGTGCCGAGAGGGTCGCGTGGGCGATCGAGGATCTGCTGCCGGAGCGGACGGGCGACTCGTTGGACGATCCCGAGATGAACGAGGAGATGAGGTTTGTGACGGGCAGGGGGAACCGGTTCGACAGCCTAGTGGCGGCGGGGGGGGAAGACTGTTGA
- a CDS encoding Putative Cytidyltransferase-like domain, rossmann-like alpha/beta/alpha sandwich produces the protein MSSPSGSSAAGKRKRTTATTNPTSMPDAAHTADAALQASSRDASGEEGDSTAPESGRLAGHRKSDSTSAGHPSKRQRANSERSHETTSNTNNQTATSAAAAQDHSLDPGEPSDTTEASVDIAERVGRKNSRKQVSIKEDEDKDEAMPPPPTGKLTHPVGFRTNDPPAGRPVRVYADGVFDLFHLGHMRQLEQAKKAFPDVYLIVGVTGDAETHKRKGLTVLSGAERAETVRHCKWVDEVIENCPWIVTPEFLDQHKIDYVAHDDLPYGADEGDDIYRPIKEAGKFLVTQRTEGVSTTGIITKIVRDYEKYIARQFKRGTSRQELNVSWIKKNELDLKRHVQELRDNIRTNWSTTGQELSRELRQFWPASRPQSPAPAARTSYIQNGDLLAAANANASKSRLSVEIPTTPGGTPAATQSNDFITGYALGLVGGVRSWMTKSKRSDQDSPSRRNSDDDSESDGKSPRGRVVPQQSAAATASAS, from the exons ATGTCCTCCCCCTCAGGTTCCTCAGCAGCAGGCAAGCGGAAACGGACGACGGCCACAACGAACCCTACAAGCATGCCTGACGCCGCCCacaccgccgacgccgccctccagGCCTCGTCGCGCGACGCTTccggagaggagggcgacaGCACCGCCCCGGAATCCGGTCGCCTCGCCGGCCACCGCAAGTCCGACTCCACCTCCGCCGGCCACCCGTCTAAGCGTCAGCGTGCCAACTCGGAGCGCTCCCACGAGACGACGAgcaacaccaacaaccaGACCGCCACttctgccgccgcggcgcaaGACCACTCCCTCGACCCGGGCGAGCCCAGCGATACCACCGAGGCCAGCGTCGACATCGCTGAGCGCGTCGGCCGCAAGAACAGTCGCAAGCAGGTCTCGATaaaggaggatgaggacaaggacgaggcgATGCCGCCCCCGCCTACGGGCAAGCTCACACACCCTGTGGGCTTCCGGACCAACGACCCTCCCGCCGGCAGGCCCGTTAGGGTATATGCTGACGGCGTCTTTGACCTCTTCCATCTCGG TCACATGCGCCAGCTCGAGCAAGCAAAGAAGGCCTTCCCCGATGTGTACCTTATCGTGGGCGTCacgggcgacgccgagacaCACAAGCGCAAGGGCCTAACAGTCCTCTCTGGCGCCGAGCGCGCCGAGACGGTCCGCCACTGTAAATGGGTGGACGAGGTCATTGAGAACTGCCCGTGGATCGTCACCCCCGAGTTCCTCGACCAGCACAAGATCGACTACGTTGCCCATGACGACCTGCCTTATGGTgccgacgaaggcgacgacaTTTACCGCCccatcaaggaggccggcaagTTCCTCGTCACTCAGCGCACCGAGGGCGTCAGCACGACGGGAATCATCACCAA GATCGTCCGCGACTACGAAAAGTACATTGCCCGGCAGTTCAAGCGTGGCACCTCGCGCCAGGAGCTCAACGTCAGCTGGATCAAGAAGAACGAGCTGGACCTCAAGCGCCACGTCCAGGAGCTGCGCGATAATATCCGCACGAACTGGTCCACCACCGGCCAAGAACTTTCTCGCGAGCTCCGTCAATTCTGGCCCGCATCGCGTCCCCAGTCtcccgccccggccgcccgtACCTCGTACATCCAGAACGGCgacctccttgccgccgccaacgccaacgcaAGCAAGTCGCGCTTGAGCGTCGAGATCCCCACTACCCCCGGCGGCACACCCGCCGCGACCCAGTCCAACGATTTTATCACGGGTTacgcccttggcctcgtcggcggtgttCGTTCATGG ATGACcaagagcaagaggagcGACCAGGACAGCCCGAGCCGCCgcaacagcgacgacgactccgAAAGCGACGGCAAGAGCCCCCGCGGACGCGTCGTCCCGCAAcagtcggccgccgccacggccagCGCCTCATAA